A window from Sphingopyxis alaskensis RB2256 encodes these proteins:
- a CDS encoding AI-2E family transporter — protein sequence MTDKIKASLAPSAAARAKASPAPAVSAGRVAMAAVIVIAIAGVAWLAVSLTRFFMLVFAAVVLGAVFDAIASWLVRRARVGRGIALALSVAGIVAVFAGAFILFGSQLAREIDTIREQVPQALRGVEAFLDRYGLGARVRELAEVGSEDISQLVSQAGGYALAAGSGIADFVLVLVAGIFLASDPATYRRGLLLLVPARAEATAALALDDAARGLKGWMIGQAVSSLVVAALTWAGLALLGVPAAGGLGLIAGLLDVIPMIGPIIAGIPAVLLAFTVSPMTALWTLILFLVIQQLQGNFLQPMIQKQAVDVPPAVLLFAVVAAGLLFGFLGVLLAAPLTVVVFVLVQRVYVKTLLGKDIKIAGAD from the coding sequence ATGACCGATAAGATCAAGGCGTCCCTCGCCCCGTCCGCCGCCGCGCGCGCCAAGGCGTCGCCCGCGCCCGCTGTCAGCGCTGGCCGCGTCGCGATGGCGGCGGTGATCGTGATCGCCATCGCAGGGGTGGCGTGGCTCGCGGTCAGCCTGACGCGCTTTTTCATGCTGGTGTTCGCCGCGGTCGTGCTCGGTGCGGTATTCGATGCGATCGCGAGCTGGCTCGTGCGCCGCGCGCGCGTCGGGCGCGGCATCGCCCTCGCGCTGTCGGTCGCGGGCATCGTCGCCGTCTTTGCCGGCGCCTTCATCCTCTTCGGATCGCAGCTCGCGCGCGAGATCGACACAATCCGCGAGCAGGTGCCGCAAGCGCTGCGCGGGGTCGAGGCCTTCCTCGACCGCTATGGCCTCGGCGCGCGCGTGCGCGAACTCGCCGAAGTGGGGAGCGAGGATATTTCGCAGCTCGTCTCGCAAGCCGGGGGCTATGCGCTCGCCGCGGGCAGCGGCATCGCCGATTTCGTGCTCGTCCTCGTCGCGGGGATTTTCCTCGCCAGCGATCCCGCGACCTATCGCCGCGGCCTGCTGTTGCTGGTGCCCGCGCGGGCCGAAGCGACCGCCGCGCTGGCGCTCGATGATGCCGCGCGCGGGTTGAAGGGCTGGATGATCGGACAGGCGGTATCCTCGCTCGTCGTCGCGGCTTTGACATGGGCCGGGCTTGCGCTGCTCGGTGTGCCCGCGGCGGGTGGGCTCGGCCTGATCGCCGGCCTGCTCGACGTCATCCCGATGATCGGGCCGATCATCGCTGGCATTCCCGCCGTGCTGCTCGCCTTCACCGTGTCGCCGATGACCGCGCTGTGGACGCTGATCCTGTTCCTCGTCATCCAGCAGCTCCAGGGCAATTTCCTGCAACCGATGATCCAGAAACAGGCGGTCGACGTGCCGCCCGCCGTGTTGTTGTTTGCGGTCGTCGCGGCGGGCCTGCTGTTCGGCTTCCTCGGCGTGCTGCTTGCCGCGCCGCTGACGGTGGTGGTCTTTGTGCTGGTGCAGCGGGTCTATGTGAAGACCTTGCTGGGCAAGGACATCAAGATCGCGGGAGCGGATTGA
- a CDS encoding acetyl-CoA C-acyltransferase, producing MTATDPVVFLSYARTPMGSMQGSLSDASATDLGATAVKAAVERAGVSGDDIERIYMGCVLPAGLGQAPARQAAIKAGLPKSVQATTVNKVCGSGMQTVIMGAEALAAGSVELIVAGGMESMTNAPYLLKKHRSGARIGHDTAYDHMFLDGLEDAYDAGRAMGTFAQDTADAYQLSRQAMDDYTLTSLSRAKAAIAEGAFVAEIAPVTISGRRGDVVVDTDEAPGKAMPDKIPTLKPAFAKDGTITAATSSSISDGAAAVVLTRQSVADAKGAKPVARLVAHAAHAQEPKDFTVAPVGAINKLLARTGWSIGDVDLFEVNEAFACVAMFAMHDLGIPHDKINVHGGATALGHPIGASGTRIITTLIAALQRHGKKRGIASLCIGGGEATAVAIELV from the coding sequence ATGACCGCCACCGATCCCGTCGTTTTCCTCTCCTATGCGCGCACCCCGATGGGCAGCATGCAAGGCAGCCTGTCGGATGCGAGCGCGACCGACCTCGGCGCGACCGCGGTGAAGGCGGCGGTCGAGCGCGCAGGCGTCAGCGGCGACGACATCGAGCGCATCTATATGGGCTGCGTCCTCCCCGCCGGGCTGGGTCAGGCGCCCGCGCGCCAGGCCGCGATCAAGGCAGGCCTGCCCAAATCGGTGCAGGCGACGACCGTGAACAAGGTCTGCGGTTCGGGGATGCAAACGGTCATCATGGGCGCCGAAGCGCTCGCCGCGGGCAGCGTCGAGTTGATCGTCGCGGGTGGCATGGAGTCGATGACCAATGCACCCTATCTGCTCAAGAAGCATCGCTCGGGCGCGCGCATCGGCCACGATACGGCCTATGACCATATGTTCCTCGACGGGCTGGAGGACGCCTATGACGCGGGCCGCGCAATGGGCACCTTTGCGCAGGACACCGCCGACGCCTATCAGCTCAGCCGCCAGGCGATGGACGATTACACGCTGACGTCGCTGAGCCGCGCCAAGGCCGCGATCGCCGAAGGCGCCTTCGTCGCCGAAATCGCCCCGGTGACGATTTCGGGCCGCAGGGGCGACGTCGTCGTCGACACCGACGAAGCGCCGGGCAAGGCGATGCCCGACAAGATCCCGACGCTCAAGCCCGCCTTTGCCAAGGACGGTACGATCACCGCGGCGACCAGTTCGTCGATTTCGGACGGCGCCGCCGCGGTCGTGCTGACGCGCCAGTCGGTCGCCGACGCCAAGGGCGCAAAGCCCGTCGCGCGGCTCGTCGCGCACGCCGCGCACGCCCAGGAGCCCAAGGATTTCACCGTCGCCCCCGTCGGTGCGATCAACAAGCTGCTCGCCAGGACTGGCTGGTCGATCGGCGACGTCGACCTGTTCGAGGTCAATGAAGCGTTCGCGTGTGTGGCGATGTTCGCGATGCACGACCTGGGCATTCCGCACGACAAGATCAACGTCCACGGCGGCGCGACCGCGCTCGGTCATCCGATCGGCGCCAGCGGCACGCGCATCATCACCACGCTGATCGCGGCGCTGCAACGCCACGGCAAAAAACGCGGCATCGCCAGCCTGTGCATCGGCGGCGGCGAAGCGACCGCGGTGGCGATCGAGCTGGTGTAA
- a CDS encoding SH3 domain-containing protein encodes MTSRKLALILFCLAAAAPASAQSDPELPYWASISVDEARMRKGPSIDVPVLWEYRRKDLPVKVIARHENWRRVEDPDGARGWMAARLLSRTRTAIVTGAIRPMREEPSTTAAVAYRAAPGVVGRITDCQNGWCRFDVKGRKGWIQTDHIWGD; translated from the coding sequence ATGACCAGCCGAAAACTCGCCCTGATCTTGTTCTGCCTTGCCGCCGCGGCACCGGCATCGGCGCAATCAGACCCCGAATTACCCTATTGGGCCTCGATCAGCGTCGACGAGGCGCGGATGCGCAAGGGACCGTCAATCGACGTGCCCGTGCTATGGGAGTATCGCCGCAAGGATTTGCCGGTGAAAGTGATCGCGCGTCACGAAAACTGGCGCCGCGTCGAGGATCCCGACGGCGCGCGCGGCTGGATGGCGGCGCGGCTTCTGAGCCGCACGCGTACCGCGATCGTCACCGGCGCGATCCGCCCGATGCGTGAGGAACCGAGTACGACCGCGGCGGTCGCCTATCGTGCCGCACCCGGCGTCGTCGGTCGGATAACCGATTGCCAGAACGGCTGGTGCCGCTTCGACGTCAAGGGGCGCAAGGGCTGGATCCAGACCGATCATATCTGGGGTGATTGA
- a CDS encoding coniferyl aldehyde dehydrogenase, whose protein sequence is MATAVRQDIAGETARMQAVLAAQKASFTAAMPESLAVRTDRIDRAIALLVDHAEDFARAVSEDFGHRSREQTLMTDIMPSVSALKHARKHMASWAKGEKRKPMFPLGLLGAKAEVVYQPKGVVGVVAPWNFPVGMVFVPMAGILAAGNRAMIKPSEFTENVSALMARLVPDYFDESEMAVFTGDAEVGIAFSRLAFDHMIFTGATSVGRHIMRAAADNLVPVTLELGGKSPTFIGRSANKELVGQRVALGKMMNAGQICLAPDYLLVAEDQEGEVIDSVARGAAALYPTLLSNDDYTSVVNTRNYDRLQSYLADARDKGAEVIEVNPGQEDFASANGHKMPLHIVRGPTDEMKVMQEEIFGPILPVKTYRNIDEAIDYVNAHDRPLGLYYFGQDKSEEERVLTRTISGGVTVNDVLFHNAMEDLPFGGIGPSGMGNYHGIDGFRTFSHARAVYRQPKLDVAGLAGFKPPYGKATAKTLAKELKK, encoded by the coding sequence ATGGCTACCGCAGTCAGGCAGGATATCGCGGGCGAAACGGCGCGGATGCAGGCGGTTCTCGCGGCTCAGAAGGCGAGCTTTACCGCGGCGATGCCCGAAAGCCTTGCGGTTCGCACCGACCGTATCGACCGTGCGATCGCTTTGCTGGTCGATCATGCCGAGGATTTTGCGAGGGCGGTGAGCGAGGATTTCGGCCACCGCAGCCGCGAGCAGACGCTGATGACCGACATCATGCCCTCGGTCAGCGCGCTCAAACATGCGAGAAAACACATGGCAAGCTGGGCGAAGGGCGAAAAGCGCAAGCCCATGTTCCCGCTCGGCCTGCTCGGCGCGAAGGCCGAGGTCGTCTATCAGCCGAAAGGCGTCGTCGGGGTCGTCGCGCCGTGGAACTTCCCCGTCGGCATGGTGTTCGTGCCGATGGCGGGCATCCTCGCGGCGGGCAACCGCGCGATGATCAAGCCGTCGGAGTTCACCGAAAATGTTTCGGCGCTGATGGCGCGGCTCGTCCCCGACTATTTCGACGAGAGCGAGATGGCGGTGTTCACCGGCGATGCCGAGGTGGGGATCGCCTTTTCCAGGCTCGCCTTCGACCATATGATCTTCACCGGCGCGACGAGCGTGGGGCGCCACATCATGCGCGCCGCGGCCGATAATCTTGTCCCCGTGACGCTCGAACTCGGCGGCAAGTCGCCGACCTTCATCGGGCGCAGCGCGAACAAGGAGCTGGTCGGCCAGCGCGTCGCGCTCGGCAAGATGATGAACGCGGGGCAGATATGCCTTGCCCCCGACTATCTGCTCGTCGCCGAGGATCAGGAGGGCGAGGTGATCGACAGCGTGGCCAGGGGCGCCGCCGCGCTCTATCCGACCTTGTTGTCGAACGACGATTATACGTCGGTGGTGAACACCCGCAATTACGACCGCCTGCAATCCTATCTCGCCGACGCGCGCGACAAGGGCGCCGAGGTGATCGAGGTCAATCCGGGGCAAGAGGATTTCGCGAGCGCCAATGGCCACAAGATGCCGCTTCATATCGTGCGTGGCCCCACCGACGAGATGAAGGTGATGCAGGAGGAAATCTTCGGTCCCATCCTGCCGGTCAAGACCTACCGGAATATCGACGAGGCCATCGACTATGTGAATGCGCACGACCGTCCCTTGGGCCTCTATTATTTCGGGCAGGACAAGAGCGAGGAGGAGCGCGTGCTCACCCGCACCATCTCGGGCGGGGTGACGGTCAATGACGTGCTGTTCCACAACGCGATGGAGGATCTGCCCTTTGGCGGCATCGGTCCGTCGGGCATGGGCAATTACCACGGGATCGACGGTTTTCGCACCTTCAGCCACGCGCGTGCCGTCTATCGCCAGCCGAAGCTCGACGTCGCGGGCCTTGCGGGGTTCAAGCCGCCCTATGGCAAGGCAACGGCAAAGACGCTGGCAAAGGAATTGAAGAAGTAG